The following coding sequences are from one Salvia hispanica cultivar TCC Black 2014 chromosome 3, UniMelb_Shisp_WGS_1.0, whole genome shotgun sequence window:
- the LOC125210435 gene encoding protein TIC 20-v, chloroplastic-like produces MSNVKRTTPRVVVEMRAMSAKSKESRKTTLQHAIDRKSLTLGFLLVLLGLPQRKTRKSNRFFDGVQYGKYILTQFTPFQALIQPLVPAIRVFKSFPFNGFLVFLTLYFVVVRNQNFSRYVRFNTMQAIVLDVLLIFPDLLERTFNPRDGVGLDVLMSLDSTVFLFLLVSLIYGSSACLLGNLPRLPIVAEAADRQVL; encoded by the exons ATGAGTAATGTTAAGCGCACCACACCGAGGGTGGTGGTAGAAATGAGGGCCATGAGTGCGAAGAGCAAGGAGTCTAGAAAG ACAACATTGCAACATGCGATCGATCGGAAGTCCCTGACTTTAGGGTTTTTGTTGGTcttgttgggactaccgcaacggaagacacggaaatcAAACAG gTTCTTCGACGGCGTCCAGTACGGCAAATACATCCTCACGCAGTTCACCCCCTTCCAGGCCCTAATCCAGCCGCTCGTCCCCGCGATTAGAGTCTTCAAGAGCTTCCCCTTCAACGGATTCCTCGTCTTCCTCACGCTCTATTTCGTCGTCGTCAGGAATCAGAACTTCAGCAGGTACGTCAGGTTCAACACTATGCAGGCGATTGTCCTCGATGTGCTGCTGATTTTCCCTGACCTGCTGGAGCGGACGTTCAATCCGAGGGACGGCGTTGGATTGGATGTGTTGATGAGTCTGGATAGCACCGTGTTTTTGTTCCTGTTGGTTTCCTTGATCTACGGCTCCTCTGCTTGCTTGCTCGGAAACCTTCCTAGATTGCCGATCGTTGCTGAGGCTGCTGACAGGCAGGTATTGTGA